In the Hyphomonadaceae bacterium BL14 genome, one interval contains:
- the secD gene encoding protein translocase subunit SecD — translation MLYFPPWKTVLILAVILVGFLFTLPNFVPESVRYDRDGQASAPWSFLPNQTINLGLDLQGGSHLVFQVDLDEVRQDRLNNLQDDVRSLFRRAQPILSAPPAVIDNQVVVRLTDPADMSRALERLDEINERVTAAGGQAGTANTLNIRDSGDGRTIMIEITDAELDSIRQRTVQQSISIIRRRIDGMGTTEPIIARQGDDRVLVQVPGESDPQRIIELVGTTARMTFHMVETGVDVGPDCRGRTPPGIVVYPTDDPNEPCLAVQRRALVTGEQLTNAGQSFDENGQPVVAFTFNQSGARAFGEATQTNIGRRFAVVLDDVIITAPVIRSAILGGSGIIQGNFTVRTATDLATMIGAGALPARLAPIEERTVGASQGQDSIERGQIAILIGFGLVIVFMWLAYGYFGVVSTAALITNIFLLLGALSGLQATLTLPGIAGIVLTIGMAVDANVLIYERIREEWQNGRTLASSIENGYNHALSAILDANITTFIAAAVLYMLGAGPVRGFAVTLGIGIITSVFTAFVLSRLLIATWLRVARPKKLAM, via the coding sequence ATGCTGTATTTCCCCCCCTGGAAGACGGTGCTGATCCTGGCCGTCATCCTCGTCGGCTTTTTGTTCACCCTGCCCAACTTCGTGCCGGAGTCCGTCCGGTATGACCGCGACGGGCAGGCGAGTGCACCGTGGTCGTTCCTGCCCAACCAGACCATCAATCTGGGCCTTGATCTCCAGGGCGGCTCGCATCTGGTGTTCCAGGTCGATCTGGATGAAGTGCGCCAGGACAGGCTGAACAATCTTCAGGACGATGTGCGATCCCTGTTCCGGCGCGCCCAGCCGATCCTGTCGGCCCCGCCAGCTGTCATCGACAACCAGGTGGTGGTGCGGCTGACGGACCCGGCGGACATGAGCCGGGCGCTTGAGCGCCTCGACGAGATCAATGAGCGGGTCACCGCCGCCGGCGGCCAGGCGGGCACGGCCAATACCCTGAACATTCGTGATTCCGGGGACGGGCGAACCATCATGATCGAAATCACTGATGCTGAGCTGGACTCAATCCGCCAGCGTACGGTGCAGCAATCCATCTCCATCATCCGCCGCCGTATCGATGGCATGGGCACGACCGAGCCCATTATCGCACGCCAGGGCGATGACCGGGTGCTTGTCCAGGTGCCCGGAGAGAGTGATCCGCAGCGCATCATTGAACTGGTCGGCACGACGGCGCGCATGACCTTCCACATGGTGGAAACGGGCGTCGATGTCGGTCCTGACTGCCGCGGCCGCACACCACCGGGCATCGTGGTGTATCCGACTGACGATCCCAACGAGCCTTGCCTGGCGGTTCAGCGCCGCGCCCTGGTGACGGGCGAGCAGCTCACCAATGCCGGTCAGAGCTTTGACGAAAACGGCCAGCCCGTGGTCGCCTTCACCTTCAATCAGTCCGGCGCGCGTGCGTTTGGCGAAGCCACCCAGACCAATATCGGGCGGCGCTTCGCTGTGGTGCTTGATGACGTTATCATCACCGCGCCGGTGATCCGCTCTGCCATCTTGGGCGGATCGGGTATCATTCAGGGCAATTTCACGGTCCGCACGGCCACGGACCTGGCCACCATGATCGGGGCAGGCGCGCTGCCGGCACGCCTGGCACCGATCGAGGAGCGCACGGTCGGCGCCAGCCAGGGGCAAGACTCCATCGAGCGGGGCCAGATCGCCATCCTCATCGGGTTCGGTCTGGTGATCGTGTTCATGTGGCTGGCTTATGGCTATTTCGGCGTGGTCTCCACGGCGGCACTGATCACCAATATCTTCCTGTTGCTGGGGGCTCTGTCAGGGCTCCAGGCGACGCTGACCCTGCCGGGCATTGCAGGCATCGTGCTGACGATCGGCATGGCGGTGGATGCCAACGTGCTAATCTATGAACGCATACGCGAGGAATGGCAGAACGGGCGCACGCTCGCGAGTTCGATCGAGAATGGCTACAACCACGCCCTCTCGGCCATTCTGGACGCCAACATCACGACCTTCATCGCGGCCGCCGTGCTCTACATGCTGGGCGCGGGACCGGTGCGCGGCTTCGCGGTGACGCTGGGCATCGGGATCATCACCTCTGTTTTCACGGCGTTCGTGCTGTCTCGCTTGCTGATCGCGACCTGGCTGCGGGTTGCGCGGCCCAAAAAACTGGCGATGTAG
- the yajC gene encoding preprotein translocase subunit YajC: MTVATDTFLIAAAGGSSQFLSTLLMIVAFIAIFYFLIMRPQQQQVKRHREMIANLRRGDEVVSGGGLIGKVTRLTDDEATLELSEGVRVKVIKSTITQVRTRTEPANDAGDDDDGETKPAPKPAAKKPAARKPAARKAPAKPAGDTPSE, from the coding sequence ATGACCGTCGCGACCGACACTTTCCTTATCGCCGCAGCAGGCGGAAGCTCTCAGTTTCTCAGCACGCTCCTGATGATTGTGGCGTTTATCGCCATCTTTTACTTCCTCATCATGCGTCCCCAGCAGCAGCAGGTGAAACGTCATCGTGAGATGATCGCGAATCTGCGCCGGGGTGACGAAGTGGTCAGCGGCGGCGGTCTGATCGGCAAGGTGACGCGCCTGACCGACGATGAAGCGACGCTGGAGCTGTCTGAGGGCGTCCGGGTCAAGGTCATCAAGAGCACGATCACTCAGGTGCGCACCCGCACCGAGCCGGCCAATGACGCCGGAGACGATGATGACGGCGAGACCAAGCCCGCGCCGAAACCTGCCGCCAAGAAACCCGCTGCGCGCAAACCCGCCGCCCGCAAGGCCCCGGCCAAGCCCGCCGGCGATACGCCGTCCGAATAA
- a CDS encoding pentapeptide repeat-containing protein — MMKHLIVPIALAVLASASAAAQNPGQIARAQSGADCPGCNLFQADLSYRALDRADFSRARLRQADLSLSTFNDARFDGADLVTANLFAARFTGASFMNADLSRATLVGAHFGGANLAGARLDGANMSGAELAGARGLTQAQLAAACGDAATTLPAGLSTPPCRMTGLTAN, encoded by the coding sequence ATGATGAAACACCTCATCGTTCCCATCGCTCTCGCCGTGTTAGCCAGCGCCAGCGCAGCAGCCCAGAACCCTGGCCAGATCGCACGCGCGCAATCCGGAGCTGATTGCCCCGGCTGCAATCTGTTCCAGGCCGATTTGTCCTATCGCGCCCTCGACCGCGCAGATTTCTCTCGCGCCCGGCTGCGTCAGGCCGATCTGAGCCTGTCGACCTTCAATGACGCCCGCTTCGACGGTGCCGACCTGGTGACAGCCAATCTGTTCGCGGCGCGTTTCACCGGTGCCAGCTTCATGAATGCCGATCTCAGCCGCGCGACCCTGGTCGGGGCTCATTTCGGCGGCGCCAATCTGGCTGGTGCGCGCCTGGACGGAGCGAATATGTCCGGGGCCGAGCTGGCCGGGGCCCGCGGCCTGACGCAAGCGCAACTCGCTGCCGCGTGCGGCGACGCCGCCACCACCCTGCCCGCTGGATTGAGCACGCCGCCGTGCCGCATGACCGGCCTTACTGCGAATTAA
- a CDS encoding M23 family metallopeptidase, translated as MRQSARRLLLGSVVLALGACGTAPRAPAPIDHGDLSSPPAASCGRSVTVQRGDTLSAIAVRCGSTIQALAAENGLSSPYTLRAGQTLRIPGPSVYRVRRGDNLYRIALNHGMSTRELARLNGISENTTIHPGQELRVSGAPRQAVAEAPPRQTTGGGTVARPPVTASPPPPPPPPPPASATAPAFVWPLQGPVVAQFGNTSGRRLDGIRISARVGEPVRAAAAGEVVYAGNELQGYGELVLIRHEDRWVTAYGLNSVLRVQQGQRVNAGDHIADAGGAGPGEGPVLHFEIRRGVTPVNPIDQLPRR; from the coding sequence ATGCGTCAGAGCGCCCGGCGCCTGTTGCTTGGAAGTGTGGTGTTGGCGCTTGGCGCGTGCGGAACCGCCCCGCGCGCGCCGGCACCCATTGACCATGGCGATCTGTCCAGCCCGCCTGCGGCGTCCTGCGGACGTTCCGTGACCGTGCAGCGCGGCGACACGCTCAGCGCAATTGCCGTGAGATGTGGCTCCACAATCCAGGCGCTGGCAGCCGAGAACGGCCTCTCGTCGCCGTACACCTTGCGAGCGGGTCAGACGCTGCGTATCCCCGGCCCGTCGGTCTACAGAGTGCGGCGCGGCGACAATCTGTACCGGATTGCCCTCAATCACGGCATGAGCACGCGGGAGCTCGCCCGGCTCAACGGTATCAGCGAAAACACGACCATTCATCCCGGGCAGGAATTGCGGGTATCCGGCGCGCCGCGTCAGGCGGTCGCGGAGGCCCCGCCGCGCCAGACCACGGGCGGCGGCACGGTTGCGCGGCCGCCTGTCACGGCCAGTCCGCCGCCACCACCTCCACCCCCGCCGCCGGCGAGCGCCACGGCACCGGCATTCGTGTGGCCCCTCCAGGGACCGGTCGTGGCGCAGTTCGGCAACACGTCTGGCCGGCGCCTCGACGGCATCCGGATTTCGGCGCGTGTCGGTGAACCGGTGCGCGCCGCGGCAGCCGGGGAAGTCGTTTACGCCGGCAATGAACTGCAGGGCTATGGCGAGCTGGTGCTGATCCGTCATGAGGACCGCTGGGTGACCGCCTATGGGCTCAACTCTGTCTTGCGGGTGCAGCAGGGCCAGCGGGTGAATGCTGGCGACCATATCGCGGACGCGGGCGGAGCCGGGCCTGGCGAGGGGCCGGTGCTGCATTTCGAGATTCGCCGCGGAGTGACGCCGGTCAATCCGATTGATCAATTGCCCAGGCGTTAG